One Oryza glaberrima chromosome 10, OglaRS2, whole genome shotgun sequence DNA segment encodes these proteins:
- the LOC127786406 gene encoding glycine-rich RNA-binding protein 10-like — protein MAFLRKVGNLVRQSAGSGSPLFQAVRCMSSSKLFIGGISYGTDDQSLKEAFANYGEVIEARVIVDRTTGRSRGFGFVTYTSTDEAAAAITGMDGKDLQGRIVRVSYAHDRGSRAGGYGGGGYGGQGTYGGGGGYGGGGYGGQDAYGGRGVGGYSEGGRGYVGGGYGDGNNYGGYNTSGGYNSEGGRGGYSVFEGGHGYGSGGTGYTGGSGGYNSAPGNYSSDNFNQGGAAPGAYEGANYGGGNNYMNNATSDDSTGKLDELLNDLKADGDGKQDGEGKADGAGLVNEDLKGDDGQDELLQNDFKDEDVSDDYANKRR, from the exons ATGGCCTTCTTGCGGAAGGTTGGGAACCTCGTCAGGCAGTCCGCAGGCTCGGGCTCGCCGCTGTTCCAGGCGGTCCGATGCATGTCCTCCTCGAAGCTCTTCATCGGAG GAATCTCTTATGGTACTGATGACCAGAGTCTGAAGGAAGCGTTTGCTAACTACGGTGAAGTCATTGAAG CTAGGGTGATTGTGGACCGTACCACTGGACGGTCAAGGGGATTTGGTTTTGTAACCTACACATCCACGGATGAGGCTGCAGCTGCCATTACTGGCATGGACGGGAAG GATCTGCAGGGCCGGATTGTGCGGGTGAGTTATGCTCATGACCGTGGTAGCCGTGCTGGTGGCTATGGTGGTGGAGGCTACGGTGGACAGGGTACGtatggtggtggcggtggctatGGAGGTGGAGGCTATGGTGGACAGGATGCATATGGTGGTCGTGGTGTTGGAGGCTACAGTGAGGGTGGCCGTGGGTATGTTGGTGGTGGATACGGTGACGGTAACAATTACGGTGGGTATAACACAAGTGGTGGATATAATTCTGAAGGTGGGCGTGGTGGCTATAGTGTTTTTGAAGGTGGACATGGTTACGGTAGTGGCGGTACTGGTTACacaggaggcagcggcggataTAATTCGGCCCCTGGAAATTACAGCAGTGACAACTTCAATCAAGGGGGTGCAGCACCTGGTGCATATGAAGGTGCAAACTACGGTGGAGGCAACAACTACATGAACAATGCAACCAGTGATGATTCCACCGGTAAGCTGGACGAGTTGTTAAATGATCTTAAAGCTGATGGTGATGGCAAACAGGATGGTGAGGGCAAAGCGGATGGCGCTGGCCTGGTTAATGAGGATCTGAAAGGAGATGATGGTCAGGATGAATTGCTTCAGAATGATTTCAAAGATGAAGATGTGTCTGATGACTATGCCAACAAAAGACGTTAA